In one window of Reinekea forsetii DNA:
- a CDS encoding DUF6973 domain-containing protein: MSLSDELKISIEQEAYGFWEQKNGVTLERDGDGYIKPVGHNDALDALDALDAFRHAYTSGRVTNLAFDTQFVAEHFGNEHELGTAHRNLPLEHRMDLWNNEVGRRAGEASWSKEVLAETLFEHMDNGMLVAALADERLSLLYGEDPKLLDPLNPASQVLTDAESEADVTQVPRRDQSLYYGHDA; this comes from the coding sequence ATGAGTTTGAGTGATGAGCTGAAAATAAGTATTGAGCAAGAAGCCTATGGTTTCTGGGAGCAGAAGAACGGCGTCACGTTAGAGAGAGATGGTGACGGTTATATTAAGCCTGTGGGTCACAATGATGCATTGGATGCATTGGATGCATTGGATGCATTTCGGCATGCCTATACAAGTGGCCGGGTTACCAATCTTGCATTTGATACGCAGTTTGTTGCAGAGCACTTTGGTAATGAGCATGAATTGGGTACCGCACACCGAAATCTGCCCTTAGAACATAGAATGGACTTGTGGAATAATGAAGTTGGTAGGCGTGCCGGAGAAGCGTCTTGGTCAAAGGAAGTTTTGGCTGAAACGCTGTTTGAGCACATGGATAATGGAATGTTGGTGGCAGCTTTAGCAGATGAACGCCTTTCACTTCTTTATGGTGAAGATCCTAAGTTGCTAGATCCTCTTAATCCAGCAAGTCAAGTCCTTACTGACGCGGAATCTGAGGCGGATGTAACACAGGTGCCACGGCGAGACCAGAGTTTGTATTACGGTCACGATGCCTAG